One genomic window of Stigmatella ashevillena includes the following:
- a CDS encoding LysR substrate-binding domain-containing protein, whose product MASLNDISLRQLEYLVAVADLLGFRRAAEHCHVSQPALSAQIQHLEAVLGVKLFERDSRRVMLTPAGTELVARARRVLTEAGDILKAAERMGDPFAGPLHLGAIPTVAPYVLPEVVPVLVKRYPKLQLRLREEKTALLMRDMDEGRLDAALLALDEELGRAVEHEVIAEDPFVVAAPPGHPLERKKQVHLRDLDDENVLLLEDGHCFRSQTLALCTRVGAHEVDFRATSLTTLAQMVMGAGSITLLPQLAVSMENRQGQLVVRPFAPPGPGRTLVLAWRPGHPRAEALRTIAGTLRSAWPGGIRPPRSRAAPSPG is encoded by the coding sequence ATGGCCTCGCTGAATGACATCTCCCTGCGGCAACTCGAATACCTGGTGGCGGTGGCGGACCTGCTGGGCTTCCGGCGGGCGGCCGAGCACTGCCACGTCTCCCAGCCTGCCCTGAGCGCCCAGATTCAACACCTCGAAGCCGTGCTGGGGGTGAAGCTGTTCGAGCGGGACTCACGCCGGGTGATGCTCACGCCCGCGGGCACGGAGTTGGTCGCCCGGGCGCGGCGGGTGCTCACCGAGGCGGGGGACATCCTGAAGGCCGCGGAGCGGATGGGCGACCCGTTCGCGGGCCCGCTGCACCTGGGGGCCATCCCCACGGTGGCGCCCTACGTGCTGCCGGAGGTGGTGCCCGTGCTGGTGAAGCGCTACCCGAAGCTGCAACTGCGGCTGCGCGAGGAGAAGACGGCGCTGCTCATGCGCGACATGGACGAGGGCCGACTGGACGCCGCGCTGCTGGCGTTGGACGAGGAACTGGGCCGAGCGGTGGAGCACGAGGTCATCGCGGAAGACCCCTTTGTCGTCGCGGCGCCCCCGGGACACCCCCTGGAGCGCAAGAAGCAGGTACACCTTCGCGACCTGGACGACGAGAACGTGCTCCTCCTTGAGGACGGGCATTGCTTCCGCAGCCAGACGCTGGCGCTGTGCACGCGGGTGGGAGCACATGAAGTGGACTTCCGGGCCACGAGCCTGACGACGCTCGCGCAGATGGTCATGGGGGCCGGCAGCATCACGTTGCTGCCCCAGCTCGCGGTGTCCATGGAGAACCGGCAAGGACAGCTCGTGGTGCGGCCCTTCGCCCCGCCCGGGCCCGGCCGGACGCTCGTGCTCGCCTGGCGCCCCGGCCACCCGAGGGCCGAAGCGCTGCGCACCATCGCCGGGACGCTGCGCTCCGCGTGGCCCGGCGGGATCCGGCCGCCTCGAAGCCGGGCAGCGCCCTCTCCTGGGTGA
- a CDS encoding primary-amine oxidase: protein MGDTLRFIWLLGTLILGGLSCAGERRSAVPPPPTREPTTLTPSHPLDAFSAAEFEEAVQLLRGQGHVNENTSFPLVTPWEPSKQELDAFHPGDPVQRRVLVVAYDSARNETFEAIVRVTPPGAVERWTRVPGVQPPLSTQDFDKAKALLWQDPQWRAALRRRGVTNPQHLYIDTWAMGPSPDPQLKDHRLVKTLPFFKGDTIYSYARPVEGLLALVDLTAQKVVEVTDRGEVPMPKGVGAYDEQAVGPLRPRPHPVVPTQPEGANFTLTGNEVRWQNWRFRVEVHPREGPVLHQVTYTDQGRERKILHRLSLSEMLVPYGDPQDTWSWRSAFDVGEYTFGDKTSPLDPGIDVPSNATFLSSAYVDPSGKAREIPRALALHERDGGVLWKHYDAHLKHNESRRGIELVVSFGVVIENYDYMLNYLFKQDGSLDVQVVLTGIMLAKAVPPQTGQAPHAEHEAYGHKVAEGVVAVHHQHFFSFRLDFDVDGLRNSLLEMNTASLPPGPANPVGNAFSMRMEPLRTELQAQRDMSLAHARRWLIINPNERNALGHPTGYALIPGENSLPFALPENLSRQRAGFINHAFWATRYAPEELSAAGPYPNQSQGGDGLPSWVKDDQPLVNEDVVVWYTLGVTHTPRPEEWPVMPAAHAGFKLLPVGFFTRNPALDLPMAPQMTP, encoded by the coding sequence ATGGGCGACACACTTCGTTTCATCTGGCTCTTGGGGACACTGATACTCGGAGGCCTCTCGTGTGCCGGAGAGAGACGCTCCGCGGTTCCACCCCCTCCAACGCGTGAGCCCACGACCCTCACGCCCTCTCATCCGCTGGATGCCTTTTCCGCAGCGGAGTTTGAAGAGGCCGTCCAGCTCTTGCGCGGGCAAGGGCACGTGAATGAGAACACCTCGTTTCCCCTGGTCACGCCCTGGGAGCCCTCCAAACAGGAGCTGGACGCCTTTCACCCGGGAGACCCCGTCCAGCGGCGTGTGCTCGTGGTGGCCTATGACTCCGCACGGAACGAGACCTTCGAGGCCATCGTCCGTGTGACGCCTCCGGGCGCCGTCGAGCGCTGGACGCGGGTCCCCGGTGTCCAGCCGCCCCTGAGCACGCAGGACTTCGACAAGGCGAAGGCGCTGTTGTGGCAAGACCCGCAGTGGCGGGCGGCGTTGCGCCGACGCGGTGTGACCAACCCCCAGCACCTCTACATCGACACCTGGGCCATGGGGCCTTCCCCCGATCCCCAGTTGAAGGACCACCGGCTGGTGAAAACCCTGCCCTTCTTCAAAGGCGACACGATCTATTCCTATGCGCGGCCCGTGGAGGGACTGCTCGCGCTCGTCGACCTCACAGCGCAGAAGGTGGTGGAGGTCACCGACCGAGGGGAAGTGCCAATGCCCAAGGGGGTGGGGGCCTATGACGAGCAGGCCGTGGGACCGCTTCGCCCTCGCCCTCACCCCGTCGTCCCAACCCAGCCGGAGGGCGCGAACTTCACCCTGACGGGCAATGAGGTGCGCTGGCAGAACTGGCGCTTCCGCGTGGAAGTCCATCCGCGCGAAGGACCGGTCCTCCACCAGGTGACCTACACAGATCAGGGCCGGGAGCGGAAGATCCTCCACCGCCTCTCGCTCTCCGAGATGCTCGTCCCCTATGGAGATCCCCAGGACACGTGGTCCTGGAGGAGCGCCTTCGATGTGGGGGAGTACACCTTTGGAGACAAGACCAGCCCGCTCGACCCAGGGATCGACGTTCCGTCCAACGCCACCTTCCTCTCGTCGGCGTACGTGGACCCCTCCGGCAAGGCCCGGGAGATCCCTCGCGCTCTCGCCCTCCATGAGCGAGACGGTGGCGTCCTGTGGAAGCACTACGACGCCCACCTGAAGCACAACGAATCCAGGCGGGGAATCGAGCTGGTGGTGTCGTTCGGCGTTGTCATCGAGAACTACGACTACATGCTGAACTACCTCTTCAAGCAGGATGGCTCACTGGATGTCCAGGTGGTCCTCACGGGCATCATGCTCGCCAAGGCCGTCCCGCCCCAGACGGGCCAGGCCCCTCATGCGGAGCACGAGGCGTACGGCCACAAGGTCGCGGAGGGCGTGGTCGCCGTCCACCACCAGCACTTCTTCAGCTTCCGGCTCGACTTCGACGTGGATGGACTCCGCAATTCCCTGCTGGAGATGAACACCGCGTCGCTCCCGCCCGGCCCGGCCAACCCCGTGGGCAACGCCTTTTCCATGCGCATGGAGCCCCTGCGCACCGAGCTCCAGGCCCAGCGCGACATGAGCCTCGCGCATGCCCGGCGGTGGTTGATCATCAACCCCAACGAGCGCAATGCGCTGGGACATCCCACGGGCTACGCGCTCATCCCCGGGGAGAACTCCCTTCCCTTCGCGTTACCGGAGAACCTGTCGCGCCAGCGCGCGGGCTTCATCAACCACGCCTTCTGGGCCACGCGCTACGCCCCCGAGGAGCTGAGCGCCGCGGGCCCCTACCCCAATCAAAGCCAGGGCGGCGATGGGCTCCCCTCTTGGGTGAAGGACGATCAGCCGTTGGTCAACGAGGATGTGGTGGTCTGGTACACGCTCGGCGTGACGCACACCCCTCGACCCGAGGAGTGGCCCGTCATGCCAGCCGCTCACGCGGGCTTCAAGCTGCTGCCCGTGGGCTTCTTCACGCGCAACCCAGCGCTCGATCTGCCCATGGCGCCCCAGATGACGCCTTGA
- a CDS encoding SDR family oxidoreductase, which translates to MQPLEGRFAGRTVVVTGAGAGIGHATASRLMREGARVVASDIAQDRLAALEAESPRGALVTVAGDISAEETVQRIVSACAGRIDALANNAGIMDGFLPAAEIDDATWEKVFAVNVTAVMRLTRAFLPMMIAAGRGSIVNVASEAALRGSAAGVAYTASKHALIGFTKNTAFMYGSKGVRVNIVAPGPVRTSISGAKGCLLADFFGRPGPGEAWRH; encoded by the coding sequence ATGCAGCCCCTCGAAGGCCGGTTCGCCGGCCGCACCGTTGTCGTCACCGGCGCTGGCGCGGGGATCGGCCATGCGACCGCCTCGCGGCTCATGCGCGAGGGCGCCCGCGTCGTTGCCAGCGATATCGCCCAGGACCGTCTTGCCGCCCTTGAAGCGGAGAGCCCCCGGGGCGCCCTGGTGACCGTCGCTGGCGACATTTCGGCCGAGGAGACGGTTCAGCGGATTGTTTCCGCCTGCGCGGGACGGATCGATGCGCTGGCCAACAACGCGGGCATCATGGACGGCTTCCTACCGGCGGCGGAGATTGACGATGCCACGTGGGAGAAGGTTTTCGCCGTCAATGTGACCGCCGTCATGCGGCTCACCCGGGCCTTCCTGCCGATGATGATCGCGGCTGGCAGAGGCTCCATCGTCAACGTCGCCTCGGAAGCGGCGCTGCGCGGCTCGGCGGCCGGAGTCGCCTACACCGCCTCCAAGCACGCGCTGATCGGATTCACCAAGAACACGGCCTTCATGTACGGCTCCAAGGGCGTGCGCGTGAACATCGTGGCGCCGGGGCCGGTGCGGACCTCCATCAGCGGCGCCAAAGGGTGCCTACTCGCTGACTTTTTTGGGCGCCCCGGTCCTGGAGAGGCTTGGAGGCACTGA
- a CDS encoding type VI immunity family protein, with translation MGAPVLERLGGTEGLRSRLHSADTRVEDLSTSRAVVRLGEWPESGDLEHGYTLPSYRELAQVLAPWTYHAPRSPWSGFSDEDVHQWESRFL, from the coding sequence TTGGGCGCCCCGGTCCTGGAGAGGCTTGGAGGCACTGAGGGCCTGCGGTCCCGCCTGCATTCAGCAGATACCCGTGTTGAGGACTTGAGCACGAGCCGTGCCGTGGTGAGGCTCGGAGAATGGCCTGAGTCAGGGGATCTGGAACACGGCTACACCCTGCCCTCGTACCGCGAGTTGGCGCAGGTGCTTGCGCCATGGACCTATCATGCCCCTCGCTCTCCTTGGAGTGGCTTCTCTGATGAGGACGTCCACCAGTGGGAGTCCCGTTTCCTCTGA
- a CDS encoding DUF6310 domain-containing protein, whose protein sequence is MVDPNVRKMQDSETKPKGSGSNRSPPAPLTSAPRPECIPRIVPHRGGDPLHDACADKIPQNGFPGFEALVNGKHFDALQHRAGVLWEIKTDSFDTFTAALQRIVIAKQVPELQHEREIARTCGFDFRVGVRSAAHKRALEAVDLTLKVVVMDWC, encoded by the coding sequence ATGGTGGACCCCAACGTTCGGAAAATGCAGGACTCAGAGACGAAACCCAAGGGATCTGGCTCGAACCGCAGCCCGCCTGCCCCGCTGACCTCGGCCCCTCGCCCAGAGTGCATTCCCAGGATTGTGCCTCACCGTGGTGGAGATCCCCTGCATGATGCGTGCGCAGACAAGATTCCGCAGAATGGCTTCCCTGGTTTCGAAGCGCTTGTCAATGGTAAGCACTTCGATGCGCTCCAACACCGAGCAGGTGTGTTGTGGGAGATCAAGACCGACAGCTTCGACACGTTCACGGCCGCTCTTCAAAGAATTGTGATCGCAAAACAGGTTCCCGAGTTGCAGCACGAGCGCGAGATTGCAAGAACCTGTGGATTTGATTTCCGGGTCGGTGTTCGCAGTGCCGCGCACAAACGAGCATTGGAAGCCGTGGATCTCACCTTGAAAGTTGTTGTGATGGACTGGTGCTGA
- a CDS encoding DUF5953 family protein: MVTLHSSLVLSAYAPALRVDAGRTLAVARGIERALPGLRLKWTISDEGKFIPLPQREEWLAEAAARRKLPMLCNGDENYLVTVSGWERPAGISSGGQPQFEVHAELPLDAASIAAAAEMLEGMAEGARAFWGRVLPASVAEEMAQQVRHPTEEQHASPRGLPTLRLPENLPSPEIPHHLGWLNYWSATAAHAIGFPDPSRDADLLSRARRTATGGWVVRLSDAPLSLDNPSHLDVLLRTYERFPKIGGHSSP; the protein is encoded by the coding sequence ATGGTCACTCTTCACAGTTCCCTCGTCCTAAGCGCCTACGCTCCTGCACTACGGGTTGATGCCGGACGCACTCTCGCTGTCGCCCGTGGAATAGAACGTGCGCTTCCCGGCTTGCGCTTGAAATGGACGATTTCTGACGAGGGGAAGTTCATCCCCTTGCCGCAGCGAGAGGAATGGCTCGCAGAGGCAGCTGCGCGAAGAAAACTGCCGATGCTTTGCAACGGCGATGAAAACTACCTCGTGACGGTTTCCGGATGGGAACGCCCAGCGGGCATCTCCTCTGGGGGGCAACCACAGTTTGAAGTCCATGCAGAGTTACCGCTCGACGCGGCAAGCATCGCGGCGGCCGCAGAGATGCTGGAGGGCATGGCTGAGGGCGCACGCGCCTTCTGGGGGCGTGTGCTGCCAGCGAGTGTGGCGGAGGAGATGGCGCAGCAGGTCCGCCATCCCACGGAGGAGCAACATGCTTCCCCTCGGGGATTGCCGACGCTCAGGCTCCCCGAGAACCTTCCTTCACCTGAGATTCCACACCACTTGGGGTGGTTGAACTACTGGTCGGCCACTGCAGCACACGCCATCGGATTTCCAGACCCCTCACGAGATGCGGACCTCCTCTCGCGGGCGCGACGCACCGCAACGGGCGGATGGGTTGTCCGGCTCTCGGATGCGCCACTCTCTCTCGATAACCCTTCCCACCTCGACGTGCTCCTGCGCACCTATGAGCGGTTCCCGAAGATAGGGGGGCACTCCTCCCCTTGA
- a CDS encoding DUF4041 domain-containing protein has translation MKRRAATTSLQQARADIESLQKRVLELELDNKALAPYRQIPDAEQRALDILREAERRAEELLTRAQENQERMRADVQSENDRARASVQAERERAAQELQASKKRADTLIADAAQEAIAVVETAHQRAQEFEGKASLAAQNIEELKHTIEALKNVIEGYGNQYVVPTYSLLDELAEEFGYSEAGQRLKAARDSMRRMIKSETAAACDYVEENRKSTAIDFVLDAFNGKVDTVLLGLKNDNHGTLAQKLRDAFSIVNNNGKAFRNARITPEYLQVRLDELHWAAVTQELKEKEREEQRVIKERIREEEKAQREYERAMKEAQKEEDVLRKAMEKAQREIEKASDEQKARYEEQLRELQEKLKTAEEKNQRALSMAQQTKTGHVYVISNIGSFGEDVYKIGLTRRLEPLERIKELGDASVPFEFDVHSLIASEDAPALERELHKRFVRRQVNKVNPRKEFFRLTLQDIRRELDGMGIQAKWTLTAECREYKETRSIEQAMRDKTFQEGAWMEKQLQEQESDPQRLAG, from the coding sequence ATGAAGAGACGCGCCGCAACCACCTCTCTCCAACAAGCGCGGGCAGACATCGAGTCGCTCCAGAAGCGCGTGCTTGAACTCGAACTCGATAACAAGGCGCTCGCTCCATACCGCCAGATCCCGGATGCGGAGCAGCGCGCCCTCGACATCCTCCGAGAGGCGGAGCGGCGCGCAGAGGAACTGCTCACGCGAGCTCAAGAGAACCAGGAGCGGATGCGTGCCGACGTACAATCAGAGAACGACCGAGCACGTGCCTCCGTACAAGCGGAGCGGGAGCGGGCGGCACAGGAACTCCAGGCGAGCAAGAAGAGGGCCGACACCCTCATCGCGGATGCCGCCCAAGAGGCGATCGCGGTGGTCGAGACCGCCCATCAACGCGCCCAAGAGTTCGAGGGGAAGGCCTCTCTGGCGGCTCAAAATATCGAAGAGCTGAAGCACACCATTGAAGCCCTCAAGAACGTGATCGAGGGCTATGGCAACCAGTATGTCGTTCCGACATACAGTCTCTTGGACGAGCTGGCCGAGGAGTTCGGATACTCGGAGGCAGGCCAACGTCTCAAAGCAGCCCGCGACTCGATGCGGCGGATGATCAAGTCCGAGACGGCTGCCGCATGCGATTACGTCGAGGAGAACCGCAAGAGCACGGCCATCGACTTCGTTCTCGATGCGTTCAACGGCAAGGTGGATACCGTCCTGCTCGGCCTCAAGAACGACAACCACGGCACCCTTGCACAGAAGCTCCGGGATGCTTTCAGCATCGTGAACAACAACGGCAAGGCCTTCCGGAACGCCCGTATCACGCCCGAGTACCTCCAAGTCCGGCTCGATGAACTTCACTGGGCGGCTGTCACTCAGGAACTCAAGGAAAAAGAGCGTGAGGAACAGCGCGTCATCAAAGAACGAATCCGTGAAGAAGAGAAGGCCCAGCGTGAGTATGAGCGGGCGATGAAAGAGGCCCAGAAAGAAGAAGACGTCCTGCGCAAGGCCATGGAGAAGGCCCAGCGCGAAATCGAGAAAGCGAGCGATGAGCAGAAGGCCCGCTATGAAGAGCAGCTGCGCGAATTGCAGGAGAAGTTGAAGACCGCCGAGGAGAAGAATCAGCGTGCGCTCTCCATGGCGCAACAGACGAAGACGGGGCACGTCTACGTCATTTCCAACATCGGCTCCTTTGGAGAAGACGTCTACAAGATTGGACTGACGCGCCGACTTGAACCTCTCGAGCGCATCAAGGAGCTTGGCGACGCCAGCGTTCCTTTCGAGTTCGATGTCCATTCGCTCATCGCGAGCGAAGACGCCCCTGCCCTCGAACGAGAACTCCACAAACGGTTCGTCCGCAGGCAGGTGAACAAGGTCAACCCCAGGAAAGAGTTCTTCCGGTTGACCCTCCAGGATATCCGCCGAGAGTTGGACGGCATGGGCATCCAGGCCAAATGGACCCTGACCGCCGAATGCCGGGAGTACAAGGAGACGCGCTCCATCGAGCAGGCCATGCGCGACAAGACGTTCCAGGAGGGGGCATGGATGGAGAAGCAACTTCAAGAGCAGGAGTCAGATCCCCAGCGGTTGGCGGGGTAG
- a CDS encoding GNAT family N-acetyltransferase, whose protein sequence is MLRCLEEGRTRGHDVLWLGVWERNARAQAFYSRWGFTEVGEMRFLLGDDLQRDLVLALALRGDELLNPLNQADAASRRHRLPTSSMYKSIVFSFAVALLIGHFSRSGRIPRWMPPTS, encoded by the coding sequence ATGCTCCGCTGTCTGGAGGAGGGGCGCACTCGGGGGCATGACGTGCTGTGGCTGGGTGTGTGGGAACGCAATGCTCGCGCACAGGCCTTCTACTCGCGTTGGGGCTTCACCGAGGTGGGCGAGATGCGCTTCCTGCTGGGGGACGACCTGCAGCGCGATCTCGTGCTCGCCCTCGCGCTCCGAGGTGACGAACTCCTCAACCCTCTCAATCAAGCAGACGCCGCTTCGCGGCGCCACCGCCTGCCGACCTCCAGCATGTACAAATCCATCGTCTTCTCTTTCGCAGTTGCGCTACTGATTGGTCATTTTTCGCGCAGCGGACGTATCCCCCGATGGATGCCGCCGACAAGCTGA
- a CDS encoding di-heme oxidoredictase family protein gives MLRTYALCFFASGLLACSDVPFPQSPEDAEFDELGPRANTQTLASAIVTEGSSRPRRRHENDQDFSKYNPFYWEGRQSTFKVEDFTPTGEKRIKFTLTTEWPQDYIPTRGPDFSAIYIGNPSASSETDRSKFALNIRMTHVRDARVFEATLGPGEFAAFASQMQPGQILTFEFRFFMSESFSGWAAQKAKNPHNISAYYSEFLRIRIGQGGLFIDDPLTPNGVPAAQRSAGGWTTTPTTRVEPWRALQQQANNMLPSNSQQFMTGRTWFHTDFVSGEHATDEADDKPTIFFDADRVSRSNHASSAYNVRSCSACHINNGTSLLPATNTPVHLTVARTFDTRNGAAHGVFGKQLQTQGAHSEGTLTVASYETRVERLNDGTEVVLKKPRFAVNSSLSQTNLGLSPRRPQAMIGLGLLAAVPEATLKQFAQQNGGTYRTIDGKMGRFGWKADQATLTHQIQAALNNDLGVLSSRFPTNDCGGRCTVGKGPLSAQAIADMEAYLSLLGVPPRMYPTSASGTKGPEVVKGEAVFDRLGCQRCHVKSMVTGTAPFPELAQQTIQPFTDLLLHDMGTGLSDGSPDGFGQKWRTPALWGMKNVKHATDSRVRDFPPGNINLLWQNAHAAADQNRIQFLHDGRAESLAEAILWHGGEAQSAVNLYKGLSLADRKALEAYLWDL, from the coding sequence TTGCTTCGGACGTATGCCTTGTGCTTCTTCGCGTCGGGCCTTCTGGCCTGTTCGGACGTCCCGTTCCCACAAAGTCCCGAGGACGCGGAGTTTGATGAGCTGGGGCCGCGCGCGAATACCCAAACGCTCGCCTCCGCCATCGTCACGGAGGGGTCGAGCCGCCCCCGTCGCCGCCACGAAAACGACCAGGACTTCTCCAAGTACAATCCCTTCTATTGGGAAGGCCGCCAGTCCACCTTCAAGGTAGAGGACTTCACGCCCACCGGCGAGAAGCGCATCAAGTTCACCCTCACCACCGAGTGGCCGCAGGACTACATCCCCACACGCGGCCCCGACTTCTCCGCCATCTACATCGGCAACCCCAGCGCGTCCTCCGAGACGGACCGCAGCAAGTTCGCGCTCAACATCCGCATGACCCATGTGCGGGATGCCCGCGTCTTCGAGGCCACCCTGGGCCCCGGCGAGTTCGCGGCGTTCGCCAGCCAGATGCAACCGGGGCAGATCCTCACCTTCGAGTTCCGCTTCTTCATGAGCGAGAGCTTCAGCGGGTGGGCAGCGCAAAAGGCCAAGAACCCGCACAACATCTCGGCCTACTACTCGGAATTCCTCCGGATCCGCATCGGCCAGGGGGGCCTCTTCATCGATGACCCGCTCACGCCCAACGGAGTTCCCGCAGCCCAGCGTTCCGCCGGTGGCTGGACGACGACGCCCACCACCCGCGTGGAGCCCTGGCGGGCGCTCCAGCAACAAGCGAACAACATGCTGCCCTCGAACTCGCAACAGTTCATGACGGGCCGCACCTGGTTCCACACCGATTTTGTCTCGGGCGAGCACGCGACCGACGAGGCGGATGACAAGCCCACCATCTTCTTCGATGCGGACCGCGTGAGCCGCAGCAACCACGCGTCGAGCGCCTACAACGTCCGGAGCTGCAGCGCCTGCCACATCAACAACGGCACGAGCCTGCTTCCCGCCACCAATACGCCCGTTCACCTCACCGTCGCCCGGACCTTCGACACCCGTAACGGCGCTGCTCACGGAGTCTTTGGCAAGCAGCTTCAGACCCAGGGCGCCCACTCCGAGGGCACCCTCACCGTCGCCTCGTATGAGACCCGCGTGGAGCGCCTGAACGACGGAACCGAGGTGGTGCTGAAGAAGCCGCGCTTCGCCGTGAACTCCTCCCTCTCCCAGACCAATCTGGGCCTTTCCCCTCGCCGTCCCCAGGCGATGATCGGGCTCGGCCTGCTCGCGGCCGTTCCCGAGGCGACCCTCAAGCAGTTCGCGCAGCAGAACGGCGGCACCTACCGGACCATCGACGGGAAGATGGGCCGCTTCGGCTGGAAGGCCGACCAAGCGACCCTCACCCACCAGATCCAGGCCGCGCTCAACAATGACTTGGGCGTCCTCAGCTCGCGCTTCCCGACGAACGACTGCGGCGGGCGCTGCACGGTCGGCAAAGGCCCGCTGTCCGCTCAGGCCATCGCGGACATGGAAGCGTACCTCTCGCTGCTCGGCGTCCCTCCGCGCATGTACCCCACGAGCGCGTCCGGAACGAAGGGCCCGGAGGTGGTCAAGGGCGAGGCCGTGTTCGACCGGCTCGGCTGTCAGCGCTGCCACGTGAAGAGTATGGTCACCGGAACCGCCCCGTTCCCCGAACTGGCGCAGCAGACCATCCAGCCGTTCACGGACCTGCTGCTGCATGACATGGGCACGGGGCTCTCGGATGGGTCGCCGGACGGCTTTGGCCAGAAGTGGCGGACCCCCGCGCTCTGGGGCATGAAGAACGTGAAGCACGCGACGGACTCGCGCGTCCGGGACTTCCCGCCCGGCAACATCAACCTGCTCTGGCAGAACGCTCACGCCGCGGCGGATCAGAACCGCATCCAGTTCCTGCACGATGGGCGCGCCGAGAGCCTGGCCGAGGCCATCCTCTGGCACGGCGGGGAGGCGCAGTCCGCAGTGAACCTCTACAAGGGCCTGTCCCTGGCCGACCGCAAGGCGCTCGAAGCGTATCTCTGGGATCTCTGA
- a CDS encoding invertase recombinase-like protein, giving the protein MLGDSFPGSWRFAVKLFRVCLTSLMVLLAACGDSTDPEGPSEPGQSQPDAGTPQPDAGTEAPDSGTGGTPDSGTEVPDAGTETPDSGTETPDSGTETPDSGTGTPDAGTPSVLDNWSFEEWPDALPSQWLGSKSNLTSDAVQKVTTSPSHGLNAVRLSNATGTHKRFTTVAKSMPAGRYSCTYQVRGSGEVRNAFFDTDYSSYSSYTTVETQDWTRVSYAFNLANPVYDTFEFIFSLRNTQGDHLSLDDVRCTRAPEPCDGVSCQSWERCVNATATCEPLSGRCNNATQCSTWQTCDATHTCVTAANRCVRHADCASTPQTPVCDTASHLCVEGDPCAGVVCNNPATSCNPTTGVCELSPGACFTTYDCLGALPACDPATRRCVSAEHPANIIRNGGFENWSNTPIPYYGTPYIPDFWYGLDNGVADPGSEIKPSRLVPYTQAVHGGSRALQFVVPIQTAERFTLQKFNVPAGNYSCSYRVRGHGTIRHRIYSSAGWSPQTDFITVDSNAWEPVFFRFTGNVRDWRLLLYPSRSVADRDHLQVDDVVCTKD; this is encoded by the coding sequence ATGCTGGGGGACTCGTTCCCTGGAAGCTGGAGGTTTGCTGTGAAGTTGTTCCGAGTGTGCCTGACGTCGCTGATGGTCCTGCTGGCCGCCTGCGGTGATTCGACGGATCCAGAAGGGCCCTCTGAGCCCGGTCAGTCACAACCGGACGCGGGCACGCCGCAGCCGGATGCTGGCACCGAGGCGCCCGATTCAGGCACGGGTGGGACACCGGACTCGGGCACGGAGGTTCCAGACGCGGGTACCGAGACGCCTGACTCGGGCACCGAGACGCCTGACTCGGGCACCGAGACGCCTGACTCGGGCACCGGGACGCCCGACGCCGGCACCCCGAGCGTCCTCGACAACTGGAGCTTCGAGGAATGGCCCGACGCGCTTCCCTCCCAATGGCTGGGCAGCAAGTCGAACCTCACCAGCGACGCGGTGCAGAAGGTGACGACGAGTCCCTCCCACGGCCTCAACGCGGTCCGGCTGAGCAATGCCACGGGGACGCACAAGCGCTTCACCACCGTCGCGAAGTCCATGCCCGCCGGCCGCTACTCCTGCACCTACCAGGTGCGGGGCTCCGGTGAGGTCCGCAACGCCTTCTTCGACACCGACTACTCCTCATACTCGAGCTACACCACGGTCGAGACACAGGACTGGACCCGGGTGTCGTACGCCTTCAACCTCGCCAACCCCGTCTACGACACCTTCGAGTTCATCTTCAGCCTCCGCAACACCCAGGGCGACCACCTGAGCCTCGACGACGTGCGCTGCACTCGCGCCCCGGAGCCGTGTGACGGGGTCAGCTGCCAGTCCTGGGAGCGCTGCGTGAACGCCACCGCGACCTGTGAGCCGCTCTCCGGCCGCTGCAACAACGCCACCCAGTGCAGCACGTGGCAGACCTGCGATGCGACCCATACGTGCGTGACCGCGGCGAACCGCTGCGTCCGCCACGCGGATTGCGCCAGCACTCCGCAGACGCCCGTCTGTGACACCGCCTCGCACCTCTGCGTGGAAGGCGATCCGTGCGCGGGCGTCGTCTGCAACAACCCGGCGACGAGTTGCAACCCCACGACGGGCGTGTGCGAGCTGTCCCCTGGGGCCTGCTTCACCACCTATGACTGCCTCGGCGCCCTGCCCGCCTGCGACCCGGCCACCCGTCGCTGTGTCTCCGCCGAGCACCCCGCGAACATCATCCGCAACGGCGGCTTCGAGAACTGGAGCAACACGCCCATTCCGTACTACGGCACTCCGTACATTCCCGACTTCTGGTACGGGCTGGATAACGGCGTCGCGGATCCGGGCTCGGAGATCAAGCCCTCGCGCCTGGTGCCCTACACACAGGCGGTGCACGGGGGCTCGCGTGCACTCCAGTTCGTCGTCCCCATCCAGACCGCCGAACGCTTCACGCTCCAGAAGTTCAACGTGCCGGCTGGTAACTACTCCTGCTCGTACCGGGTGAGGGGCCACGGCACCATCCGCCACCGCATCTACTCGAGCGCCGGCTGGAGCCCCCAGACGGACTTCATCACGGTGGACAGCAACGCCTGGGAGCCGGTGTTCTTCCGCTTCACCGGCAACGTGCGTGACTGGCGCCTGCTCCTCTATCCCAGCCGCAGCGTGGCGGACCGCGACCACCTCCAGGTGGACGACGTGGTCTGCACGAAGGACTAG